One window from the genome of Candidatus Omnitrophota bacterium encodes:
- the pth gene encoding aminoacyl-tRNA hydrolase, with product MMKLIIGLGNPGIRYRWTRHNMGFRVVEGLAKKHRISLTRKKFKSVFGNGFIGEEKVTIVKPLRYVNLSGREIKSFIDWLKPELNDIIVICDDLNLELGRIRIRQAGSAGGHNGLRSIIDCLGTSRFPRLRIGIARGKIRMDLSSYVLDKFKKKDKPVVKETVGRAAEAVEIAVKEGLVSAMNKFN from the coding sequence ATGATGAAACTAATTATTGGATTAGGTAATCCCGGGATAAGGTATCGCTGGACAAGGCATAACATGGGATTCCGGGTTGTTGAAGGGTTAGCAAAAAAACACCGGATTTCCCTTACCCGGAAAAAGTTCAAGTCGGTTTTCGGAAATGGTTTTATCGGTGAAGAAAAGGTAACCATAGTTAAGCCGTTAAGGTATGTTAACTTAAGCGGCAGAGAGATCAAATCCTTTATTGACTGGCTTAAGCCGGAGCTTAATGATATAATCGTTATCTGTGATGACCTGAATTTAGAACTCGGCCGGATCCGGATCCGGCAGGCTGGCAGCGCAGGCGGCCACAACGGCTTGAGATCGATCATTGATTGTTTAGGCACATCCAGGTTCCCCCGTTTGAGAATAGGCATAGCCCGGGGGAAAATAAGAATGGATCTGTCTTCTTATGTCTTGGATAAATTTAAAAAAAAAGATAAGCCGGTGGTTAAAGAGACGGTAGGCCGGGCAGCAGAGGCGGTCGAAATTGCCGTCAAAGAAGGATTGGTTTCTGCGATGAACAAATTTAATTAG
- a CDS encoding class II fructose-bisphosphate aldolase yields the protein MIKKENIETAALQMALTEKTEDKNNLAKDIIEAARQAGVYPASINRFYQARGKSEFTGLTVPAINLRTLTYDLARAIFRVARKKSSGAFIFEIARTEMAYTGQSPVEYVGSCLAAALDEGFSGPVFIQGDHFQVKQSRYSQDSAKEIEEIKSLIRESIGAGFYNIDIDSSTLVDLSKPTLEEQQRINYEVCAELTKFIRQVQPQGVEVSVGGEIGEIGGKNSTAEELRAFIKGYRKSLGEGIGGISKISVQTGTAHGGVVLPDGNIAKVKLDFETLMKLSRIARFEFGLAGAVQHGASTLPREAFNKFPEVETAEVHLATQFQNMVYESKDFPSGLRDKIYDWIKKEKKNERTSGQTEEQFIYKTRKKAFEPFKKDILGLPAETRRVIAEQVEEEFEFLFDKLNIANTKDLISNYY from the coding sequence GTGATTAAAAAAGAGAATATAGAAACAGCAGCGCTGCAAATGGCTCTCACCGAAAAAACAGAAGACAAAAACAACCTTGCTAAAGATATTATTGAAGCCGCCCGGCAGGCCGGGGTTTATCCGGCAAGTATAAACCGGTTTTATCAGGCCAGAGGCAAATCTGAATTTACAGGGCTTACGGTCCCGGCTATAAATTTAAGAACCCTGACCTATGATTTGGCCCGGGCAATATTCAGGGTAGCCAGGAAGAAATCCAGCGGTGCATTTATATTTGAAATAGCCAGGACGGAAATGGCCTATACCGGCCAATCTCCGGTAGAATACGTCGGCAGCTGCTTGGCTGCTGCTCTCGACGAGGGATTTTCAGGGCCGGTATTCATTCAGGGAGATCACTTCCAGGTTAAGCAGAGTAGATATAGCCAGGATTCCGCCAAAGAGATAGAAGAGATTAAATCTTTGATCAGAGAGTCGATCGGCGCCGGATTTTATAATATCGATATTGATTCTTCCACGCTGGTAGATTTGTCCAAGCCAACGCTTGAAGAACAACAGAGGATTAATTATGAGGTATGTGCCGAGCTGACAAAGTTCATCCGCCAGGTCCAGCCTCAGGGAGTCGAGGTTTCAGTAGGAGGCGAGATAGGCGAAATAGGAGGAAAGAACTCCACTGCCGAAGAACTGCGGGCGTTTATCAAAGGATACAGAAAGTCGCTGGGAGAGGGCATTGGCGGGATCAGCAAAATAAGCGTTCAAACAGGGACTGCCCACGGAGGAGTGGTCCTTCCTGACGGAAACATAGCCAAGGTCAAGCTGGATTTTGAGACATTGATGAAATTGTCCAGGATAGCCCGTTTTGAATTCGGGCTTGCCGGTGCGGTTCAGCATGGAGCATCTACCCTGCCTCGTGAAGCATTCAATAAATTTCCCGAGGTAGAGACCGCTGAGGTGCACCTGGCTACCCAATTTCAGAATATGGTTTATGAAAGCAAAGATTTTCCTTCCGGGTTAAGAGATAAGATCTATGATTGGATAAAGAAGGAAAAGAAAAATGAAAGAACCAGCGGCCAGACAGAAGAACAGTTTATCTATAAAACGAGGAAAAAAGCGTTCGAGCCCTTTAAAAAAGATATTCTCGGCCTTCCGGCCGAAACACGCCGGGTGATCGCTGAACAGGTTGAGGAAGAATTTGAATTCTTATTTGATAAGCTTAATATTGCGAATACAAAGGATTTAATATCTAACTACTATTAA